AAAGCGCGTCGGATTCTGTGGCGGATGGCAAAACTACGGCGGCCAGTACCGCGCCTTCGACCGGTTCGCCTTTCCGCGGGTCAATTACGTGCCCGTACACCCTCCCGTCTGCTTCAAACGCCTTGCCCCAGACCGCCGAAACCGAAAGCGCCTCGTCCTTCAGTGGAACGATTGCCAGGATCCCCCCGCTTTCCAGCCCGTCATCGGCGGCGGGGGGCGCTCCGCCGGACGAAAGCGACTGTCCGGCGAAATCCGGGTGAGGTACGGCGACGTTCCAGGCGGCGGCATCCGGTGGAGTGCCAATGGTGCAGACGGTGCTCGTCCCGCCATGAAGGATGGCGCTGGCCACGCCGGCTTCGCGCAGGAACCGCGCGGCGCGCTCCAGCGCAAAACCCTTGCCAATCGAGCCGAGATCAATCATCACGTCATTACGCGCAAAACGTATCGTGAAATCCCGCTCATCCATTTCCAGCAGTTCGATTCCGACCTTCTCCCGCGCGGCGGCGATATCGGCCGGGTGCGGTGTTTTCCCTGAGCCACGCATGAAACCCCAGCAGCGCATGAGGGGCCCTACCGTGATGTCAAACGCGCCCCTGGTTTCCCGGCTCAGTTCCTTCGCGTGCCGGATCAGCCGGAAAAGTGCGGGCTCCACACGGACTGCGTTGTGCGCAGCTCGCGCGTTGATGTGGCTGACTTCGCTTGCCGGATTGTACGGACTGAGCTGCGCGTCCAGCCGCTCGATTTCGTCAAGGGCTTCTTCCGCGGCTGCGCGAAGGGACACCTCGTTCTCGCCGTGGAGCAGAACCTCGAACCGCGTCGCCATTGCGTGCCGCGCTAGCGCAAGGGTACGCATGAATTCGCGCTAAAACGGGGTCTCACGGGCCGCGGCCCGTGAGACCCCGCCGTGAAGAACAAACCTGGTTACGATAATTCCAGCGTGCCGTAAGTGATGGCCTTGACTTCCTTGCCCGAGCCATCGGTGATCTTCCGTGTTTTCTCGTCGAACAGGCAGGTCATGTTCAGGCGCTCGGACATTTCAGCCAGACTGATCACGGTTTGGGCGCGAACGGCGAGTTCTATGCCGGCATTTGGCTGCTTGTTGGCACGGATGCTTTGAAACCAGTTCTTCTCGTGGGCGCCAACGTCTTCGTGCGGTTCGAGACCATCCATCGTAATCGGGTCGATTTCGTCCGCGAACGGCCGCTCTGGCACCAGGCTCAACCGGTTTCCCGCGTCGCCGATGTTCAAACTGGCCTGGTGACCATAGATCACAAACCCCGGGCTGGTGGCGTTCACCGTGCTGGATACGACGGTCAGCGTGAGGCCGCTGGGGAACTGCGCCAGCAATTCGAGGTGCTCCGGCACGTCCCGCTCCAGGGCGCCGGGTGTGCCCTTGTCCGAGTCCCAGGCCTTGACGCCGAGACACACGACACGCTTCGGAAACTCGGGGTTGCCGGTGGCCAGCATCAATGGCAAAAGCCGGTGTGGAACCAGGTCACCCAACAGGCCCGTGCAGTAGGGATAAAACTTCCGCCACCGGAAGAAATGGTCAGGATTGAACGGAACCTTCTTGTTGACCTTGCCCAGCCAGGTGTCCCACTTCACCGTCTCCGGTGTGGCCCCGGTATCGATCGAATAATTCCACTCACCATTCTTGCTGTTGCGGCAATAATAACCCTGCCCCCAGACCAGTTTCCCGATCTGCCCTGCTTTGATGAGGTCGGCGGCCTTGTGCCAGGCCGCAGCAGAGCAACCTTGAGAGCCGAGCTGGAAAATTCTGCCGGTGCGCTTGACGGTGTCGTAAACCTCGAACGCTTCGTCGAGATAACGCGTCATCGGTTTCTCGCAATAGACGTGCTTGCCTGCCTGCATGGCGTCGATCGCGCACTGCGCGTGCCAGGGGTCGTGGGTGGCGATTACGACGGCGTCAATATCTTTTCGCTCGAGCAGCTTGCGATGGTCGTCAAATTCAGCCACGTCACTGGTCCCAATGGCCTTCTTGGCGATTCCAATCCGGGTTTTGTAAAGGTCGCAAACGGCGGCCTGGACGATGTTGTTTTCGGCGGCGTGCTCCTTCTGGCTGTTGACATGCGCCAGCCCCATGCCCGGACAATTCGACGGCGGACCGCCGATGCCGATGTAACCCACCGCGATACGGTCATTGGCTCCGATCACCCGGCCGGTCGAGGGCGCCGAGCTCTGGCCGTAAACCGGCGTTTTGAACGGATTCGCGGCAGCCACGGCTGCGGCCGCCGTGGCCGCCTTTTTTATGAAATTACGGCGCGTTTCCGCGCCCGCGAGGGAGGATGTGTTGTTCTGGTCCATAAAAACTTTCTGTTTGCACTGGTTAATGAGGTATCAAACAAGGCTACCTCAATTCATCGGACGGTCAATCCCGAACATGCCCGAGTCCGGGATTGCATTTCCCGGTTGGACATCGCAAATTTCGCAAATCGCATTCAGGAACGATACACATTGAACCCCGGATTTTGAACTCAGCTTATGCCGAATCGCTGGACCGGAAAGGGAAATCCATACACCCGCAAAGAGGTCGTTGAACGCCTTCGTGCGACGCTTAGAAAGGGCCGCCCGGTCATTGCCGCCGGAGCCGGCACAGGCATCAGCGCGAAGTTCATCGAACGCGGCGGCGCCGACCTGATCATCATCTACAACTCGGGGCGCTTTCGCATGGCGGGTCATGGCTCCACTTGCGGTCTGATGGCCTATGGTGACGCCAACGCTGTGGCCATGGAAATCGGCGAGTTCGAGGTGCTCCCGATTGTCGAAGAGGTCCCCGTGATCTGCGGCGTCCATGCCACCGATCCGCGCCGCCGAATGTGGCACTGGCTGCTTCAGGTC
Above is a window of Candidatus Angelobacter sp. DNA encoding:
- a CDS encoding FAD:protein FMN transferase → MATRFEVLLHGENEVSLRAAAEEALDEIERLDAQLSPYNPASEVSHINARAAHNAVRVEPALFRLIRHAKELSRETRGAFDITVGPLMRCWGFMRGSGKTPHPADIAAAREKVGIELLEMDERDFTIRFARNDVMIDLGSIGKGFALERAARFLREAGVASAILHGGTSTVCTIGTPPDAAAWNVAVPHPDFAGQSLSSGGAPPAADDGLESGGILAIVPLKDEALSVSAVWGKAFEADGRVYGHVIDPRKGEPVEGAVLAAVVLPSATESDAL
- a CDS encoding Gfo/Idh/MocA family oxidoreductase, translating into MDQNNTSSLAGAETRRNFIKKAATAAAAVAAANPFKTPVYGQSSAPSTGRVIGANDRIAVGYIGIGGPPSNCPGMGLAHVNSQKEHAAENNIVQAAVCDLYKTRIGIAKKAIGTSDVAEFDDHRKLLERKDIDAVVIATHDPWHAQCAIDAMQAGKHVYCEKPMTRYLDEAFEVYDTVKRTGRIFQLGSQGCSAAAWHKAADLIKAGQIGKLVWGQGYYCRNSKNGEWNYSIDTGATPETVKWDTWLGKVNKKVPFNPDHFFRWRKFYPYCTGLLGDLVPHRLLPLMLATGNPEFPKRVVCLGVKAWDSDKGTPGALERDVPEHLELLAQFPSGLTLTVVSSTVNATSPGFVIYGHQASLNIGDAGNRLSLVPERPFADEIDPITMDGLEPHEDVGAHEKNWFQSIRANKQPNAGIELAVRAQTVISLAEMSERLNMTCLFDEKTRKITDGSGKEVKAITYGTLELS